One genomic region from Leptolyngbyaceae cyanobacterium JSC-12 encodes:
- a CDS encoding hypothetical protein (IMG reference gene:2510094330) — MHIIGREYSLTEELFLDVMYNNSASGNWRKRMKMSNRYNTPEYNKGRATEQLVRDLLLGCFDGVKDVYLAPTGSKADDDLKIDLVVETDGGHLFGYQVKSSLNGAHMHLQKDTDVPVMWLDITERKHRLSFVKDVEAYMMKYIRWKPSVLAVWQTRRSLVERGVWNLPTKVATTTFGVEGMRMLLLLGLAVEKKDTFVFGNPPTK, encoded by the coding sequence ATGCATATCATCGGTAGAGAGTACAGCCTAACAGAAGAGCTGTTCTTAGACGTGATGTACAACAACAGTGCGTCAGGTAACTGGCGTAAGCGTATGAAGATGAGTAACAGATACAACACCCCTGAGTACAACAAGGGTAGAGCAACAGAGCAACTGGTACGTGACCTACTACTAGGATGCTTTGATGGTGTCAAGGATGTGTACCTTGCACCTACTGGTAGCAAGGCAGATGATGACCTGAAGATCGACCTAGTGGTAGAGACTGATGGTGGTCATCTGTTTGGGTACCAAGTGAAGTCTAGTCTCAATGGTGCACACATGCACCTACAGAAGGACACAGACGTACCTGTAATGTGGTTGGACATCACAGAGCGTAAGCATAGACTGTCCTTTGTTAAGGATGTAGAAGCCTACATGATGAAGTACATCCGGTGGAAGCCTAGTGTACTAGCAGTGTGGCAGACACGCCGTAGTCTAGTAGAACGTGGTGTGTGGAACCTACCTACCAAGGTAGCTACTACTACGTTCGGGGTAGAAGGTATGCGTATGCTACTACTACTGGGACTAGCGGTAGAGAAGAAGGATACGTTTGTGTTTGGTAACCCACCTACTAAGTAA
- a CDS encoding hypothetical protein (IMG reference gene:2510094332), giving the protein MTQPITLRDLELHASMQTPIKAKVPSQWMEQAFEEKEIWVEIPFIKLDQETQTCRFSTVSHGRSVILPWDCKVLVLDAFILARPTFSYGIPTRCRGISID; this is encoded by the coding sequence ATGACACAACCAATAACTTTACGTGATTTGGAGTTACATGCGAGTATGCAAACTCCTATAAAAGCTAAGGTACCTTCTCAATGGATGGAGCAGGCATTTGAAGAGAAAGAAATTTGGGTAGAGATACCCTTTATTAAGCTTGATCAAGAAACTCAAACGTGTCGGTTTAGTACTGTAAGTCACGGTCGATCCGTTATTTTGCCGTGGGATTGTAAAGTACTGGTGCTTGATGCATTCATTTTAGCAAGACCAACATTTAGTTACGGAATCCCCACGCGCTGCCGTGGAATTAGTATTGATTAG
- a CDS encoding hypothetical protein (IMG reference gene:2510094333) produces the protein MSQKLERFKLSELITLQNNKTYKVHDGKHCFTGEYRKTQIHTGMIVLEFCRNDTESPTYVYIPGTQSISVKEVL, from the coding sequence ATGTCACAAAAACTTGAACGGTTCAAGTTGTCTGAATTAATAACTCTACAAAATAATAAAACTTACAAAGTTCATGACGGTAAGCATTGCTTTACTGGAGAGTATCGCAAGACGCAGATTCATACTGGGATGATTGTCTTAGAGTTTTGTCGTAATGATACTGAAAGCCCCACGTATGTATACATTCCTGGTACCCAGTCTATTAGTGTGAAAGAAGTACTATGA
- a CDS encoding hypothetical protein (IMG reference gene:2510094334), which translates to MVICAVNGSNNVTDLTVASGYLEQNGWKKLSIELNKINMENSDVTKT; encoded by the coding sequence ATGGTTATCTGTGCTGTGAACGGCTCAAACAATGTTACTGACCTGACAGTTGCAAGTGGTTACCTAGAACAAAACGGATGGAAAAAACTCTCCATCGAACTTAATAAAATTAATATGGAGAACAGTGATGTCACAAAAACTTGA
- a CDS encoding hypothetical protein (IMG reference gene:2510094336), with product MVDRSEPLLDLRIRERVIYDPTLQMDWVVAQEWINYQDEILQREFSELEHGTDLELQVMPGAPTGHPDTFSHHYALKREFIEKVYSAQKLRADAGELAEFNDFYGWEYTANINHRTELWTDTLVTRVVWQLMSKPTSEGTASDRVYLFNSEGVITSQQTLGELISLDVNAGRLWGLRATSSVSGFNFEIRSSGGSIQATHERTDDCARQSPSEAGAVLGNPTAPSTTEVSGSAPYALTHPIIRVVAPSITRPYLEEEVINEITMLPELVPVIRVVEEVHLFLYGEYWIQEFGFINAFDQGWLVHPPNTSYNTRLKPPGKSYLSDDYNQEQGVFNPNAEWR from the coding sequence ATGGTTGATAGAAGTGAACCTTTACTCGACCTAAGAATTAGAGAGCGAGTAATCTATGACCCAACTCTACAAATGGACTGGGTTGTTGCCCAAGAGTGGATTAATTATCAAGATGAGATATTACAGAGAGAATTTTCAGAACTAGAGCATGGTACTGACTTGGAATTACAAGTGATGCCAGGAGCACCGACCGGGCACCCAGATACGTTTTCACATCATTACGCTCTAAAGAGAGAATTTATTGAGAAAGTCTATAGTGCTCAAAAACTTCGAGCAGATGCAGGAGAGCTTGCAGAGTTTAATGACTTCTATGGTTGGGAATATACAGCCAATATTAACCACAGAACTGAGTTGTGGACAGACACACTAGTAACTCGTGTTGTTTGGCAATTAATGTCAAAACCAACTTCTGAAGGTACAGCCAGCGATCGTGTTTACCTCTTTAACTCCGAAGGGGTAATCACTAGTCAGCAAACTTTGGGTGAGTTAATAAGTTTAGACGTAAACGCCGGAAGATTGTGGGGACTTCGTGCTACTTCTTCTGTCAGTGGATTCAATTTTGAAATACGTTCGTCGGGTGGTTCAATTCAAGCTACCCACGAGAGAACTGACGATTGTGCTCGACAGTCACCATCGGAAGCAGGTGCAGTTTTAGGAAATCCTACAGCTCCTTCTACTACCGAAGTTTCAGGGTCAGCTCCTTACGCTTTGACGCATCCAATTATCCGAGTAGTTGCTCCAAGTATTACTCGTCCTTACTTAGAAGAAGAAGTTATTAATGAAATAACCATGCTACCTGAACTTGTTCCGGTTATCAGAGTCGTAGAAGAAGTTCATCTATTCCTGTATGGCGAATACTGGATTCAAGAATTCGGGTTTATTAATGCTTTTGACCAAGGCTGGTTGGTTCACCCACCCAATACAAGTTACAACACACGACTAAAGCCACCAGGAAAAAGTTATTTGTCGGATGACTATAATCAAGAACAAGGAGTATTCAACCCAAATGCAGAGTGGAGATAA
- a CDS encoding hypothetical protein (IMG reference gene:2510094337~PFAM: PAAR motif), whose protein sequence is MGINALRVGDPVICICNCKKKRCPNGQVITGARSVFVNGRQATLNGGVCTNCCGSCCPCPNRILRGSSKVFIEGRQMARVGDPVRCGITRVGSKDTFIG, encoded by the coding sequence ATGGGTATTAATGCGCTACGTGTAGGAGATCCAGTTATTTGTATTTGTAACTGCAAGAAAAAACGATGCCCTAATGGGCAGGTAATAACTGGAGCACGTAGTGTATTTGTTAATGGGCGGCAAGCTACTCTCAATGGAGGTGTTTGCACTAATTGTTGTGGTAGTTGCTGCCCTTGCCCGAATCGGATTTTGAGAGGGTCTTCTAAAGTGTTTATCGAAGGGCGTCAGATGGCTCGTGTGGGTGACCCAGTTCGTTGTGGTATTACCCGTGTGGGTTCTAAAGATACATTTATTGGTTAG
- a CDS encoding hypothetical protein (IMG reference gene:2510094338), with protein MCNRLFSRLKMAWQFLVAVEPTLKLNESSVTFKKTGDIEIMAGRHWLQHSDLVLVNSPRDFESSAIKYYAMGPDVFNRFNAFQTVLNLLAEAEQRVLTIIDPQIKSVTEEKLRKLRLEVALLHQTLDRTSQLREDENTYIEGKLNQIASNLIHFRHNIRAFVGSTSEEILTEYLHKIPGIQVTKVEKVDKPVQVLSEDEKDTIELESDDPEVTEAITAVLES; from the coding sequence ATGTGTAACCGTTTATTTAGCCGTCTCAAGATGGCTTGGCAGTTTTTAGTAGCCGTAGAGCCTACGTTAAAGCTGAATGAAAGCAGCGTTACTTTTAAAAAAACCGGAGATATTGAAATCATGGCTGGGAGACACTGGCTTCAACACAGTGACCTAGTTTTGGTTAACTCCCCTAGAGATTTTGAGAGTAGCGCAATCAAATACTACGCTATGGGTCCTGACGTTTTTAATCGCTTCAACGCATTTCAAACCGTTCTCAACTTACTGGCAGAAGCCGAACAAAGAGTGCTGACTATCATCGATCCTCAAATAAAGTCAGTGACAGAAGAAAAATTGCGTAAGCTTAGACTCGAAGTCGCACTGTTACATCAGACGTTAGACCGGACTTCTCAGCTAAGGGAAGATGAGAATACCTATATTGAAGGAAAGCTTAATCAAATTGCATCCAACCTGATTCACTTTAGACACAACATTCGAGCATTTGTTGGGTCTACGTCCGAAGAAATTCTAACGGAATACCTGCACAAGATTCCTGGAATTCAGGTAACCAAAGTTGAGAAAGTTGATAAACCTGTTCAGGTTCTATCTGAAGATGAAAAAGATACAATTGAGTTGGAGTCTGATGACCCAGAAGTAACTGAAGCAATTACAGCAGTTTTAGAGAGTTAA
- a CDS encoding hypothetical protein (IMG reference gene:2510094339), whose protein sequence is MSSLVKSNRKRLAEIRQQTNMTAAEITARLLDCYELEDLSFLVSRIRHVRNDGFFTPKQITQLSVLATQVSTILKQLH, encoded by the coding sequence ATGTCTTCTTTAGTAAAGTCTAATCGGAAACGTTTAGCTGAAATACGTCAGCAAACGAACATGACTGCCGCCGAAATCACAGCCAGGTTATTAGATTGCTATGAGCTTGAAGACCTCTCGTTTTTAGTGAGCAGGATACGGCATGTTCGAAACGATGGGTTTTTCACACCTAAGCAGATCACTCAGTTAAGTGTGCTTGCTACACAGGTGTCCACTATTCTTAAGCAACTTCACTAA